A window of Pirellula sp. SH-Sr6A contains these coding sequences:
- a CDS encoding acyltransferase family protein yields the protein MTSVQLDAPVKPERYRSLDVFRGATVAGMILANNPGPWSAMFPPLQHAKWHGCTPTDWVFPFFLFAVGIALAWVWRRQQALTDSVVYVQILRRTLLLFAIGLFLNAFPFVAWTPDQQLEWKSLSNLRILGVLQRIALAYGIAAIAVRFFARNGETYRISILTALLLFGYWILCRALGAPPDPYSLEGFVGTHVDRALLGPSHLYRGEGVPFDPEGLLSTLPAVAQVFLGWWTGVTLLRSSKDESLLGKLLLVGVHWLFIASVWQLEFPLNKKIWTSTFVLHTSGLALFALCLLIYWGEISKSNGSIVGARLGNGIARVLSYPFYFFEAFGKNPLFLFVLSGLIPRGLGLIRWQIESEDGAPKWTTPLPWLYQNLFVGEGLDPRLSSLLYSLAWLGIYGMIALEMDRRKWVIKV from the coding sequence ATGACTTCTGTACAACTAGATGCACCTGTGAAGCCCGAGCGTTATCGTTCGCTCGATGTCTTTCGGGGTGCAACGGTTGCTGGAATGATCCTTGCGAACAACCCGGGTCCCTGGTCGGCCATGTTCCCACCGCTGCAACATGCGAAATGGCATGGTTGTACTCCCACCGATTGGGTCTTCCCATTTTTTCTTTTTGCGGTAGGCATCGCGTTGGCATGGGTTTGGAGACGTCAGCAGGCTTTGACCGACTCCGTTGTTTACGTTCAGATTCTTCGACGCACATTGCTCCTCTTTGCGATTGGTCTTTTCCTCAACGCCTTTCCCTTCGTTGCGTGGACTCCGGATCAACAGCTGGAATGGAAATCCCTCTCCAACCTTCGCATCCTCGGGGTGCTTCAACGCATCGCGTTGGCTTATGGAATCGCGGCCATCGCCGTCCGGTTTTTCGCTCGCAACGGCGAGACCTACCGCATCAGCATCCTCACGGCTCTGTTGCTGTTCGGATACTGGATTCTTTGCCGTGCATTAGGTGCTCCTCCTGACCCGTACAGCTTGGAGGGTTTTGTGGGGACCCATGTGGATCGGGCTCTCCTGGGCCCCTCTCATCTCTACCGAGGGGAAGGGGTTCCCTTCGATCCTGAGGGATTGTTGAGCACGTTACCAGCCGTAGCCCAAGTGTTTTTGGGGTGGTGGACCGGTGTCACGCTCCTGCGTTCTTCCAAGGACGAATCGCTCCTAGGGAAATTGCTACTAGTCGGCGTCCATTGGCTGTTCATCGCTTCCGTCTGGCAACTTGAATTTCCATTGAACAAAAAGATTTGGACGTCGACTTTCGTCCTTCACACCAGCGGACTCGCCCTTTTTGCACTCTGCCTCTTGATCTATTGGGGAGAGATTTCCAAATCGAACGGGAGCATCGTGGGGGCTAGATTGGGGAATGGTATCGCACGCGTCCTTTCCTATCCGTTTTACTTCTTTGAAGCCTTTGGAAAAAACCCTTTGTTCCTGTTTGTGCTGAGCGGTCTAATTCCTAGGGGTCTCGGGCTTATCCGATGGCAAATCGAGTCGGAGGATGGGGCGCCGAAGTGGACAACGCCATTGCCCTGGCTGTATCAAAATCTGTTCGTCGGAGAAGGGCTCGACCCCAGGTTGAGTTCCCTGCTCTACAGCCTCGCCTGGCTAGGCATTTACGGGATGATTGCCCTCGAAATGGACCGGCGCAAATGGGTTATCAAAGTATAA
- a CDS encoding Gfo/Idh/MocA family protein, with protein MKQSSRRQFVKSTAMAGVAIAASSTVRSSHGMSNEEVRLGFIGCGGRAGEHMGTFSKIQGAKIAAVCDPDQAKIDNAQKSFSPSAKGYVDLRKLLDDKEIDAVVIAACNHWHCLAAIWAMQAGKDVYVEKPLSHSQWEGEQTILAARKYNRVCQVGTQQRSDPMQAEIKKFLHEEMALGKILSARVNRYGVRASIGKRSTPLTVDPKVDYNLWLGPAQDRPMFREKFHYDWHWDFNTGSGEMGNWGVHVLDDLRNNIFRDSVALPKRIFGGGGRVVWNDAGETPNVHFVYFDTGSIPVVIGLSNLPAAPGNTKSPKVPGPGSGYIAYCEGGRFEGQRGSASAFDKEGKLIKKFSGNSGNKLHQENFLNAVRARDPKMLNTDVQVGHDSTGWCNLANIAFQTGKTFSKADTKAVQVPEWNALVEEMESHLKAHSLDIEKADLKLSQMLTVDPKTQRFVGEGSEAANRFMKREYRAPFVVPEQV; from the coding sequence ATTCATCGGGTGCGGTGGACGCGCTGGCGAGCATATGGGGACCTTCTCCAAAATTCAAGGTGCGAAGATCGCCGCCGTCTGCGATCCCGATCAGGCCAAAATTGACAACGCACAAAAGTCCTTCAGCCCTAGCGCCAAAGGGTATGTCGATCTGCGAAAGCTGCTCGACGATAAGGAAATCGATGCAGTGGTCATCGCTGCTTGCAACCACTGGCACTGCCTCGCTGCTATTTGGGCCATGCAGGCTGGGAAAGATGTCTACGTTGAAAAACCGCTGTCCCACAGCCAGTGGGAAGGGGAGCAAACGATTCTCGCGGCACGCAAATACAACCGAGTTTGCCAAGTGGGAACACAGCAACGTTCCGATCCCATGCAGGCAGAGATCAAGAAGTTCCTTCACGAAGAAATGGCGCTTGGAAAGATCCTCTCAGCCCGCGTCAATCGCTACGGAGTGCGGGCTTCGATCGGCAAGCGTTCCACACCGCTGACAGTCGATCCCAAAGTCGATTACAACCTCTGGCTCGGACCCGCTCAAGATCGACCCATGTTTCGAGAGAAGTTCCACTACGATTGGCACTGGGATTTCAACACCGGTTCGGGTGAAATGGGGAACTGGGGCGTTCACGTTTTGGATGATCTGCGCAACAATATCTTCCGCGATTCCGTCGCTCTCCCCAAACGAATTTTCGGTGGTGGTGGACGCGTCGTTTGGAACGATGCTGGCGAAACTCCGAACGTTCACTTTGTCTACTTCGATACCGGTAGCATCCCCGTCGTGATCGGCCTGTCGAATCTACCTGCGGCCCCAGGAAACACGAAGTCTCCGAAAGTACCTGGACCTGGAAGCGGTTACATCGCCTACTGCGAAGGAGGGCGCTTTGAAGGACAACGCGGATCGGCCTCAGCATTTGATAAGGAAGGAAAACTCATCAAGAAGTTTTCTGGCAACAGTGGCAATAAACTGCATCAAGAGAACTTCTTGAACGCCGTTCGGGCACGCGATCCGAAGATGCTCAATACGGATGTTCAGGTTGGCCATGACTCGACCGGTTGGTGCAACCTTGCCAATATCGCTTTCCAAACGGGAAAGACCTTTAGCAAGGCGGACACGAAAGCGGTCCAAGTCCCCGAGTGGAATGCGCTCGTCGAAGAAATGGAGTCGCATCTTAAAGCCCACTCGTTGGACATTGAAAAAGCGGATCTGAAGCTGAGTCAGATGCTGACCGTCGATCCGAAGACCCAGCGATTCGTCGGCGAAGGATCCGAGGCCGCCAATCGATTCATGAAACGCGAATACCGCGCTCCTTTTGTGGTGCCCGAACAAGTCTAA